From the genome of Populus trichocarpa isolate Nisqually-1 chromosome 15, P.trichocarpa_v4.1, whole genome shotgun sequence, one region includes:
- the LOC7481840 gene encoding embryo-specific protein ATS3B isoform X1: MRNSHHSLLSYFAFFFVLGLSQADQSIISHLQPQPLESFNLSLVQNAGSCYYTVLISTSCSSPRYTRDQIGISFGDAYGNQIYTPRLDDPSTGTFERCSSDTFQISGPCAYQICYVYLYRSGRDGWKPDTVQISGYYSRTVTFTYNTFIPRDVWYGFNLCQNASSALQQRIPKWFMFVILAVLASFIF, encoded by the exons ATGAGAAACTCCCATCATTCTCTCCTCTCTtactttgccttcttttttgttcttggccTATCACAAGCTGATCAATCAATAATCAGCCACCTCCAGCCTCAACCGCTTGAGTCTTTCAATCTCAGTTTAGTCCAG aATGCAGGGAGCTGTTACTACACGGTGCTTATCTCAACAAGCTGTTCCTCTCCAAGATATACTCGTGATCAGATCGGTATTTCTTTTGGTGATGCTTATGGCAATCAG atttatACACCAAGGTTGGATGATCCATCAACAGGAACATTTGAACGGTGTTCCTCCGATACATTTCAGATATCTGGACCATGTGCATATCAGATATGTTATGTCTATCTCTACAGAAGTGGACGAGATGGTTGGAAGCCTGACACTGTGCAGATTTCTGGTTATTATTCGAGGACTGTTACATTTACTTACAATACCTTCATCCCCAGAGATGTTTGGTATGGCTTTAATTTGTGCCAGAATGCCTCTTCTGCGCTTCAGCAACGAATTCCAAAATGGTTTATGTTCGTGATTCTTGCAGTTCTTGCTAGTTTCATATTCTAA
- the LOC18105918 gene encoding alkane hydroxylase MAH1, whose product MHNTTQMASVVLFEIFFAFICFLSLIFCLRKNNGLPKNWPLIGMLPGLLFQVHRFHDWVTDVLEQSKCTFQFKGPWFGDMDILVTADPANIHYITSSNFSNFEKGSDFNKRFDILGDGIINADRDLWKSQRKVAQALVNHRLFYQRLVKTIQDKVERGLIPVLEHVYKQSLVLDLQDLFQRFTFDATCVIVTGFDPGCLSIDLPEVAFSKAMDNAMEAIFYRHVLPESTWRLQRWLGIGKEKKLKKARETLDRIIAEIISMKREELSKGNRLMEEDGEGIDLLTSYMSEDYNMGFKSDDEFLRDTIVTFMLAGRDTVSSCLSWFFWLVSKNPAAGAKIREELKTTLPEKEAEKRRLFDIEEIKKLVYLHGALCESLRLYPPIHSEFKSPVRQDILPSGHRVNPKTKIVFSLYAMGRMSSVWGDDCFEFKPERWITDRGGMKHEPSYKFFSFNAGPRTCLGKDVAFTQMKAVVAAIIYNYQVQVVDEHTVTPSQSVILHMKHGMKVKLTKRWA is encoded by the coding sequence ATGCATAACACAACACAAATGGCTTCAGTAGTCCTCTTTGAAATCTTCTTTGCTTTCATTTGCTTTCTCAGCCTGATCTTTtgcttaagaaaaaataatggccTTCCAAAGAACTGGCCACTCATTGGCATGCTGCCTGGCCTCCTCTTCCAAGTCCACCGGTTTCATGACTGGGTCACAGATGTTTTAGAGCAAAGCAAGTGTACTTTCCAATTCAAAGGCCCTTGGTTTGGTGACATGGACATTTTGGTCACGGCTGATCCAGCCAACATACACTACATAACGAGCTCAAATTTTTCCAATTTTGAAAAAGGGTCGGATTTCAATAAAAGATTCGATATTCTGGGAGATGGGATAATCAATGCAGACAGGGATTTGTGGAAAAGCCAGAGGAAAGTTGCTCAAGCATTGGTCAATCATCGGTTGTTCTACCAACGCTTGGTTAAGACTATCCAAGATAAGGTGGAAAGGGGCCTAATTCCAGTCCTTGAGCACGTGTATAAACAAAGCCTAGTGCTGGACTTGCAGGATTTGTTCCAAAGATTCACCTTTGATGCTACATGCGTGATTGTGACCGGCTTCGACCCCGGATGCCTCTCTATTGATTTACCAGAAGTTGCTTTCTCGAAAGCTATGGATAATGCTATGGAAGCAATATTTTATCGACATGTTTTGCCAGAGAGCACTTGGAGGTTGCAAAGATGGCTAGGAattggaaaagagaagaaacttAAGAAAGCTCGGGAAACACTTGATCGCATAATAGCCGAAATTATATCGATGAAGAGAGAAGAATTGAGCAAAGGAAACAGATTAATGGAAGAGGATGGAGAAGGTATTGATTTGTTAACTTCATACATGAGTGAAGATTATAATATGGGATTTAAATCAGATGATGAGTTTCTAAGAGACACCATTGTAACTTTCATGCTTGCTGGACGAGACACTGTAAGTTCATGTCTGTCTTGGTTTTTCTGGCTTGTCTCAAAGAATCCAGCAGCAGGCGCCAAGATTAGAGAAGAGCTGAAAACAACTCTACCGGAAAAAGAAGCTGAAAAACGGAGGCTATTTGACATAGAAGAGATAAAAAAGCTGGTTTATCTACATGGGGCGTTGTGTGAATCTTTAAGGCTCTACCCACCGATTCATTCTGAATTCAAGTCCCCTGTAAGACAAGACATCCTTCCAAGCGGTCACCGAGTCAATCCAAAGACGAAAATCGTGTTTTCTTTATATGCAATGGGAAGGATGAGTTCAGTATGGGGAGACGATTGCTTCGAATTTAAGCCTGAAAGGTGGATTACAGACAGAGGAGGGATGAAACATGAGCCATcttacaagtttttttctttcaatgcaGGACCTAGGACTTGTCTTGGAAAGGATGTGGCTTTCACTCAAATGAAGGCAGTTGTAGCTGCTATAATCTACAATTATCAGGTTCAAGTAGTAGATGAACATACTGTAACCCCTAGCCAGTCCGTTATTCTTCACATGAAGCATGGCATGAAAGTTAAGCTTACTAAGAGATGGGCTTGA
- the LOC7481840 gene encoding uncharacterized protein LOC7481840 isoform X2, whose amino-acid sequence MRNSHHSLLSYFAFFFVLGLSQADQSIISHLQPQPLESFNLSLVQGAVTTRCLSQQAVPLQDILVIRSVFLLVMLMAIRFIHQGWMIHQQEHLNGVPPIHFRYLDHVHIRYVMSISTEVDEMVGSLTLCRFLVIIRGLLHLLTIPSSPEMFGMALICARMPLLRFSNEFQNGLCS is encoded by the exons ATGAGAAACTCCCATCATTCTCTCCTCTCTtactttgccttcttttttgttcttggccTATCACAAGCTGATCAATCAATAATCAGCCACCTCCAGCCTCAACCGCTTGAGTCTTTCAATCTCAGTTTAGTCCAG GGAGCTGTTACTACACGGTGCTTATCTCAACAAGCTGTTCCTCTCCAAGATATACTCGTGATCAGATCGGTATTTCTTTTGGTGATGCTTATGGCAATCAG atttatACACCAAGGTTGGATGATCCATCAACAGGAACATTTGAACGGTGTTCCTCCGATACATTTCAGATATCTGGACCATGTGCATATCAGATATGTTATGTCTATCTCTACAGAAGTGGACGAGATGGTTGGAAGCCTGACACTGTGCAGATTTCTGGTTATTATTCGAGGACTGTTACATTTACTTACAATACCTTCATCCCCAGAGATGTTTGGTATGGCTTTAATTTGTGCCAGAATGCCTCTTCTGCGCTTCAGCAACGAATTCCAAAATGGTTTATGTTCGTGA